The genomic segment CCGTCCGGTCGTGGAGATCCAGTTCGACGGGTTCGTCTTCCCGGCGTACGACCAGATCGTCACCCAGCTCGCGAAGATGCACGCCCGCGCGCTCGGCAAGGTCAAGCTGCCGGTCGTCGTACGGATTCCGTACGGCGGCGGCATCGGCGCGGTCGAGCACCACAGCGAGTCCCCCGAGGCGCTGTTCGCGCACGTCGCGGGTCTGAAGGTGGTCTCACCGTCCAACGCGAGCGACGCCTACTGGATGCTTCAGCAGGCGATCCTCTGTGACGACCCGGTCATTTTCTTCGAGCCGAAGCGGCGTTACTGGGACAAGGGCGAGCTCGACACCGAGGCCGTGCCCGGACCGCTGCACGCGGCGGTGACCGTGCGGGACGGCTCCGACCTCACGCTCGCGGCGTACGGCCCGATGGTGAAGGTCTGCCTGGAGGCGGCCGCCGCCGCTCAGGAGGAGGGCAAGTCGATCGAGGTCGTGGACCTGCGGTCGATGTCCCCGATCGACTTCGACACCGTCCAGGCGTCGGTCGAGCGGACCGGCCGGCTGGTCGTGGTCCACGAGGCTCCGGTGTTCTACGGCTCCGGCGCCGAGATCGCCGCCCGCATCACCGAGCGCTGCTTCTACCACCTGGAAGCACCCGTGCTCAGGGTCGGCGGCTACCACGTGCCGTATCCGCCGGCCCGCCTGGAGGACGAGTACCTGCCGGGCCTCGACCGGGTGCTCGACGCCGTCGACCGCTCGCTGGCGTACTGAGAGGAGAGGGGACGTGACAACGATGACCGAGACGTCTGCTCGCTTCCGTGAGTTCAAGATGCCCGACGTGGGCGAGGGCCTGACCGAGGCCGAGATCCTCAAGTGGTACGTACAGCCGGGCGACACCGTCACCGACGGCCAGGTCGTCTGCGAGGTCGAGACGGCCAAGGCGGCGGTGGAGCTGCCGATCCCGTTCGACGGGGCGGTGCACGAACTGCGCTTCCCCGAGGGCACGACGGTGGACGTCGGCCAGGTGATCATCGTGGTGGACGTGGCGCCGGGCAGCGGCCCCGCGGAGCCGGAGCCCGCCGCGGCCGACCCGGTCCAGGAGCCGGTCGCCGAGGCCGAACCGGAGGCGCCCAAGGGCCGCACCCCGGTGCTCGTCGGCTACGGCGTCGCCGAGTCCTCCACCAAGCGCCGGGCCCGCAAGGGCGCCGAGGCCCCGGCAGCGGCGGCGACCGCCGCCGTGCAGGGCGAGCTGAACGGCCACGGCAGTGGCGAGGTCCCGGCGAGCCGCCCGCTGGCCAAGCCGCCGGTCCGCAAGCTGGCCAAGGACCTGGGCATCGACCTGACGACGGTCACCCCGACCGGCCCCGACGGCGTCATCACCCGCGAGGACGTCCACGCGGCGGCGACCCCCGCACCGGCCGCGACGCCGGCTCCCGAAGCGGCACCGCAGCCCGTACGGGAGTCCGCGCCCACGTCCGACGAGGCGCCGCCCGTCGCACCGGGCGCCCGGGAGACCCGTATCCCCGTCAAGGGAGTACGGAAGGCCATCGCCCAGGCGATGGTCGGCAGCGCCTTCACCGCGCCGCACGTCACCGAGTTCGTCACCGTGGACGTGACGCGCACGATGAAGCTGGTCGCGGAGCTGAAGGAGGACAAGGACATGGCGGGGGTGCGGGTCAACCCGCTCCTGCTCATCGCCAAGGCCCTGCTGGTCGCCATCAAGCGAAACCCGGACGTCAACTCCGCCTGGGACGAGGCCAACCAGGAGATCGTGCGCAAGCACTACGTCAACCTGGGCATCGCCGCGGCCACCCCGCGCGGTCTGATCGTGCCGAACATCAAGGACGCGCACGACAAGACCCTGCCGCAACTCGCCGAGGCACTGGGCGAGTTGGTTTCCACGGCTCGCGAGGGCAGGACGTCCCCGGCGGCGATGGCGGGCGGCACGGTGACCATCACCAACGTCGGCGTCTTCGGCGTCGACACCGGCACCCCGATCCTCAACCCGGGCGAGTCCGCGATCCTCGCGGTCGGCGCGATCAAGCTCCAGCCGTGGGTGCACAAGGGCAAGGTGAAGCCCCGTCAGGTCACCACGCTGGCCCTGTCGTTCGACCACCGTCTGGTCGACGGCGAGCTGGGCTCCAAGGTCCTGGCGGACGTCGCCGCGATCCTGGAACAGCCGAAGAGGCTGATCACCTGGGCGTGAGGGCCGGGGTGGTACGTGTCCGAGGTGGGCCCGCGCGACGGTTGCGCGGGCCCACCGGCGTGTCGGGGGTGGGTGGTTCGCCGTACGACGCCCACGTCCCGCCGGGCGACCGCGACCGGTATCTCGCCCCCCGCCTCGCCCTCGGCCGACCGATCGCCACCGGAACGGTCTCGACGAGGAGCCGCCACGTCGAGCAGCCGATCGAGGCGTTCGCCAAGACCTGCGGCACGAAGTTCCCCCGCCGGGCGGTCACCGCCCGGCCGCCGGACCGCAGGTCACCCGCCCGGCCAGGGCCGCTCCGACGGCTTCCGGCCGAATTGGTTTGGTCTCGACCATTGCTCTCCGGTCCGGCTGTGAAGGAAGCTGCTCACCGAGCACCGGATCATCACGACCGGAGCGCTCGCCGCCGGAACAGGAAGGCAGCAACACACCCATGCGCAAAGTGCTTTCGACCCTGAGCTTGACCGGACTGCTGGCCGCAGGCGCCCTGCTGCTCGCCCCCTCCGCCCAGGCCGCCGGATACACCTACGTCGGCATGTACCCGAGCGCCGCCGCCTGCGACGCCGCCGGCAAGGACTACGTGGCCCGGGGGCAGGCGGTCAACTACTTCTGTGACGCCACCCCCACCACCGCCCGCCTGTCCATCTGGGTCTGACCGGCCTCACCACCGGGCGCCGACACGCTCGGCGCTGATCCGGCCCGGCGGCCATCCGGCTTCCGGGCCGACGGCCCTTTCCCTCCGCTCGCCGTGAGCCGCCCGGAGGGGGCCGTCGAACGCCCCTGATGTATCCGGTCAACCACATCTGACCTCTGCCGCGGGCGCCTTTCCCGCCGCCCGAACGGAAGTGCTGCGGGACACGGCGGATGGCGCTGCCGAACAGATGGAGGAGGCCGAAAAGGCGTTGGGGATCTCCGGACATCCGACATTCGTGCTCCCGTACAGCGACCTGGTGATGCGTTCGGGCGACTGACCGGGCGTTCCCCTTGGTCCAAAGCGCCGGCGCTTCCTGGGCCATGAGATGGGTGTGCCTGTGGCGAGGCCGGTATCGGCCCTCTTCGGAACGGGCTGCCCGACGGTACGCAGGTGCGGTGGGCCCGCGCGGCAGTCGCTCGGGCCCATCGGTGCGTCCGGGCCGGATGGT from the Streptomyces sp. AM 4-1-1 genome contains:
- a CDS encoding alpha-ketoacid dehydrogenase subunit beta; its protein translation is MATEKMSIAKALNESLRKALDTDPKVLVMGEDVGKLGGVFRITDGLQKDFGEERIIDTPLAESGIVGTAIGLALRGYRPVVEIQFDGFVFPAYDQIVTQLAKMHARALGKVKLPVVVRIPYGGGIGAVEHHSESPEALFAHVAGLKVVSPSNASDAYWMLQQAILCDDPVIFFEPKRRYWDKGELDTEAVPGPLHAAVTVRDGSDLTLAAYGPMVKVCLEAAAAAQEEGKSIEVVDLRSMSPIDFDTVQASVERTGRLVVVHEAPVFYGSGAEIAARITERCFYHLEAPVLRVGGYHVPYPPARLEDEYLPGLDRVLDAVDRSLAY
- a CDS encoding dihydrolipoamide acetyltransferase family protein; translation: MTTMTETSARFREFKMPDVGEGLTEAEILKWYVQPGDTVTDGQVVCEVETAKAAVELPIPFDGAVHELRFPEGTTVDVGQVIIVVDVAPGSGPAEPEPAAADPVQEPVAEAEPEAPKGRTPVLVGYGVAESSTKRRARKGAEAPAAAATAAVQGELNGHGSGEVPASRPLAKPPVRKLAKDLGIDLTTVTPTGPDGVITREDVHAAATPAPAATPAPEAAPQPVRESAPTSDEAPPVAPGARETRIPVKGVRKAIAQAMVGSAFTAPHVTEFVTVDVTRTMKLVAELKEDKDMAGVRVNPLLLIAKALLVAIKRNPDVNSAWDEANQEIVRKHYVNLGIAAATPRGLIVPNIKDAHDKTLPQLAEALGELVSTAREGRTSPAAMAGGTVTITNVGVFGVDTGTPILNPGESAILAVGAIKLQPWVHKGKVKPRQVTTLALSFDHRLVDGELGSKVLADVAAILEQPKRLITWA